A genomic stretch from Glaciecola nitratireducens FR1064 includes:
- the rluC gene encoding 23S rRNA pseudouridine(955/2504/2580) synthase RluC: MNEEYNNVQLLEIDEDNQFQRIDNFLTSKLKGVPKSMIYRIVRKGEVRVNKKRVKPEYKLAIGDVVRVPPVRTAVKEQNNVNLNRVSTLESHIIFEDDRIIVFNKPTGLAVHGGSGLNFGVIEGLRALRPQHQFLELVHRLDRDTSGCLLIAKKRSALRDLHEQLRSKQVDKRYHALVAGEWPANCFKVDAPLQKNVLKSGERLVSVSNEGKPSETRFRVLRNFTHSTLIEASPITGRTHQIRVHCLHAGHAIAMDSKYGDDDFDAKLKKLKFTRLFLHAKSLSFNHPVSKERVRFEAEYDSALSNLIEKQSHEI; the protein is encoded by the coding sequence ATGAATGAAGAATATAATAATGTGCAATTGCTTGAAATTGACGAAGACAATCAATTTCAGCGTATAGATAACTTCCTAACCAGCAAGCTGAAGGGTGTTCCGAAAAGTATGATTTATCGGATCGTTCGCAAAGGCGAGGTAAGGGTAAATAAAAAGCGTGTAAAGCCTGAGTATAAATTGGCGATAGGTGATGTTGTGCGCGTTCCCCCTGTGCGTACAGCTGTCAAAGAACAAAACAATGTAAACTTGAATAGAGTGTCTACGTTGGAAAGCCACATCATCTTTGAAGATGATCGCATCATCGTGTTTAATAAGCCGACAGGACTTGCAGTGCATGGCGGAAGTGGTCTTAATTTTGGGGTGATTGAAGGTTTGCGAGCATTGCGTCCACAGCACCAGTTTTTGGAATTGGTGCATCGACTCGATCGAGACACATCGGGTTGTTTATTAATTGCGAAGAAACGCTCTGCATTGCGTGATTTGCATGAACAGTTGCGCAGTAAACAGGTTGATAAGCGTTACCACGCGTTGGTCGCCGGTGAGTGGCCTGCTAATTGTTTCAAAGTAGACGCACCGTTGCAAAAAAATGTGTTAAAAAGCGGTGAGCGACTTGTGTCAGTCTCTAATGAAGGTAAACCTTCAGAAACGCGGTTTAGAGTATTAAGAAATTTCACACACTCGACGTTAATTGAGGCAAGCCCTATAACAGGGAGAACACATCAAATTAGAGTGCACTGCTTACACGCCGGACATGCAATTGCAATGGACAGCAAATACGGTGATGACGATTTTGATGCGAAGCTCAAAAAATTGAAGTTCACACGATTGTTTTTGCATGCTAAGAGTCTTTCATTTAACCACCCGGTGAGTAAAGAACGTGTAAGATTTGAAGCAGAGTACGATAGCGCATTGAGCAATTTAATAGAGAAACAAAGCCATGAAATTTGA
- a CDS encoding HAD family hydrolase yields the protein MKFEYIIFDWDGTVMDSAAKIVACMQKAAAMGQINIPTKEQVEHIIGISLHPAIKQLFSIDDDKANEIVTHYKSVFLDQDKTACPLFANASETLTHLSQSARLAVATGKARRGLERAWENTNTKHFFELSRCADEAESKPSSDMLLQILKEWKIEPEQALMVGDTVYDMQMAENIGMPRVGVSYGVHDKIELLKHKPLTIIDSLDMMKSFVK from the coding sequence ATGAAATTTGAATACATCATTTTTGATTGGGATGGCACGGTGATGGATTCAGCTGCTAAAATCGTAGCTTGTATGCAAAAAGCAGCTGCAATGGGGCAGATAAATATTCCGACAAAAGAGCAAGTTGAGCACATTATCGGAATCAGCTTGCACCCAGCGATTAAACAATTATTTTCGATAGATGACGATAAAGCGAATGAAATTGTTACACATTATAAGAGTGTATTTCTTGATCAGGATAAAACGGCGTGTCCTTTATTCGCTAATGCGAGTGAAACCTTAACCCACCTTAGCCAAAGCGCGAGATTAGCGGTAGCAACGGGGAAAGCGCGTCGCGGATTAGAAAGAGCTTGGGAGAATACTAATACAAAGCATTTTTTCGAATTATCTCGTTGTGCAGATGAAGCTGAGTCAAAGCCAAGCTCTGACATGCTGCTGCAAATATTAAAAGAGTGGAAGATTGAGCCAGAGCAAGCCTTAATGGTAGGTGATACTGTTTATGACATGCAGATGGCAGAGAACATCGGGATGCCGCGGGTAGGCGTCTCCTATGGCGTGCACGACAAGATTGAATTACTAAAGCACAAACCATTAACTATCATCGATAGTTTAGACATGATGAAGTCGTTTGTTAAATGA
- a CDS encoding Maf family protein: MDTNNEGLILASSSPYRKLQMARLGHQFTTQSPNIDETRLAGEPPLDLVKRLSYQKALAVQASFPNSTIIGSDQVAYMKEEGSSISLSDVKILTKPRTVANAIQQLSACSGKSVRFVTGLCCLSTQHDAEVIAEYVDVTFRELSEHEIENYINIEKPLDCAGSFKVEGLGITLFQKIESTDPNTLIGLPLIALNNILIGIGYNSLLK, encoded by the coding sequence TTGGACACAAACAATGAAGGTTTGATACTCGCCTCATCCTCTCCCTATCGTAAATTACAAATGGCGAGATTAGGACACCAATTCACTACACAGTCGCCTAACATTGACGAAACGCGGCTAGCTGGCGAACCACCCTTAGATTTAGTCAAAAGACTCAGTTACCAAAAGGCGTTAGCAGTACAAGCGTCTTTTCCTAATTCTACTATTATTGGTTCCGACCAAGTTGCCTATATGAAGGAAGAAGGAAGTAGTATTAGCTTGTCTGATGTAAAAATACTAACAAAACCAAGAACTGTCGCAAATGCAATTCAACAATTGTCAGCATGCTCAGGAAAGTCAGTTCGGTTCGTCACCGGCTTATGCTGCCTTTCAACTCAACATGACGCCGAGGTCATTGCCGAATATGTTGACGTAACGTTCAGAGAGCTTAGTGAGCATGAAATAGAAAACTATATCAATATTGAAAAACCGCTAGACTGTGCAGGCAGTTTTAAAGTAGAAGGTCTCGGTATTACCTTGTTTCAAAAGATTGAATCTACTGATCCGAACACTTTAATAGGATTGCCGCTGATTGCATTGAACAACATACTTATTGGTATTGGCTATAATAGTTTGTTGAAGTAG
- the yceD gene encoding 23S rRNA accumulation protein YceD, with protein MDKVKLPRLIDPLKSAMKRSTYVGVYSTSLMERFVGSVIACEDNVFVDVKFLKDAQSLTYFLGTATTQATLLCQRCNHEFSHPINVEFCFSPVQGTDTEEELPEAFEPVEVNDHGEIDLLQLIEDELILSLPIVALHAEENCSVGPDDMTFGIIEPEQERKNPFAVLKELKRD; from the coding sequence ATGGATAAAGTGAAACTACCCCGATTAATAGATCCACTGAAAAGTGCGATGAAACGCTCAACCTACGTTGGCGTTTATTCTACCTCTTTAATGGAGCGATTCGTCGGGTCTGTAATTGCTTGTGAAGACAACGTTTTCGTGGATGTTAAGTTTTTAAAAGACGCGCAGAGTCTTACTTACTTCCTGGGAACAGCGACGACGCAGGCAACATTGCTTTGCCAGAGATGTAACCATGAATTTTCTCACCCAATTAACGTTGAGTTTTGTTTTAGTCCTGTGCAGGGCACTGATACAGAGGAAGAGTTACCAGAAGCATTTGAACCGGTAGAGGTCAATGACCATGGAGAGATCGATCTACTTCAATTAATTGAAGACGAGTTGATTTTGTCACTACCTATTGTTGCACTTCATGCAGAAGAAAATTGTAGCGTAGGGCCTGATGATATGACATTCGGAATAATCGAACCGGAACAAGAGCGTAAAAACCCATTTGCGGTTTTAAAAGAACTTAAGCGAGACTAG
- the rpmF gene encoding 50S ribosomal protein L32: protein MAVQKNKKTRARRGTRRSHDALTGATLSVDQTSGETHLRHHVTADGFYKGKKVIAD, encoded by the coding sequence ATGGCTGTACAGAAAAATAAAAAGACTCGTGCTAGACGCGGCACGCGTCGTTCACACGATGCATTAACAGGCGCAACTTTATCAGTTGATCAAACGTCTGGTGAAACTCACCTTCGTCACCATGTGACGGCGGACGGTTTCTACAAAGGCAAAAAAGTTATTGCTGATTAA
- the plsX gene encoding phosphate acyltransferase PlsX, whose amino-acid sequence MSDVKIALDIMGGDHGPHVLLSAAEKSLKQLPKLHLTICGHLSEYAHFKNGLDAKTLSRVDFVDCDEVVTMNDKPTTALRKKKQSSMRKVIDLVQSGDAQACVSSGNTGALMAMAFYVLKTLPGISRPALISWLPKGQGKKVLLLDLGASVNCDAEGLFQYAVMGSVLAEQCSHIHSPKVALLNVGEEDIKGNTLVKHADQLLRDCPSVNYIGYVEGDQIFSGDADVVVTDGFTGNIALKSSEGIAKLVISEIKQATTETLFARILSKLALPLLKKLYQRMNPDQYNGASLIGLRGIVVKSHGNASAEACYYAIKQAYEEAENAVPDKIKTKIESVLMEH is encoded by the coding sequence TTGTCTGACGTAAAAATTGCATTAGATATCATGGGGGGCGATCACGGCCCCCATGTTCTCTTGTCTGCTGCAGAAAAATCCCTAAAGCAACTTCCCAAACTACACCTTACTATTTGCGGTCATCTAAGCGAGTATGCTCATTTTAAAAACGGGCTAGATGCTAAAACATTGTCACGAGTCGATTTTGTTGATTGCGACGAAGTGGTTACAATGAATGACAAGCCAACAACTGCTCTGCGCAAGAAAAAGCAGTCTTCTATGCGCAAAGTCATTGATTTAGTTCAATCAGGAGACGCACAGGCATGCGTTAGCTCTGGTAATACGGGCGCACTCATGGCCATGGCGTTTTATGTTCTAAAAACGTTACCAGGGATCTCTCGCCCCGCGCTCATCTCATGGCTGCCAAAAGGCCAAGGTAAAAAAGTACTTCTTCTCGATCTCGGTGCTTCGGTTAACTGTGATGCAGAAGGACTATTTCAATATGCTGTTATGGGCTCAGTTCTAGCTGAACAGTGCTCTCACATTCACTCACCTAAAGTTGCTCTTTTAAATGTAGGGGAAGAGGACATAAAAGGGAACACCCTTGTTAAGCATGCAGACCAACTTCTGCGTGATTGTCCTAGCGTTAATTATATTGGCTATGTCGAAGGCGATCAGATTTTTTCTGGTGACGCTGATGTCGTTGTTACTGACGGGTTTACCGGTAACATTGCGCTGAAGTCGAGCGAGGGTATCGCGAAGCTTGTGATCAGCGAAATTAAGCAAGCCACAACCGAAACCCTTTTTGCACGAATATTAAGCAAATTGGCCTTACCACTACTAAAAAAACTCTATCAACGCATGAACCCCGACCAGTATAACGGCGCCAGTCTGATAGGATTGCGCGGAATTGTTGTAAAGAGTCACGGAAACGCTTCGGCAGAAGCTTGTTATTACGCAATAAAACAAGCTTATGAGGAGGCAGAAAATGCGGTTCCAGACAAAATAAAAACAAAAATAGAATCAGTCTTGATGGAGCATTAA